Proteins encoded in a region of the Corynebacterium breve genome:
- the tkt gene encoding transketolase: protein MTERRYPEDWSEKDTRAIDTARILAADAVQNVGSGHPGTAMSLAPLAYTLYQKIMDIDPNDKDWVGRDRFVLSNGHSSLTQYVQLYLGGLGLEMEDLKALRTWGAKTPGHPEYNHTDHVEITTGPLGQGLASAVGMAMAARRERGLFDPEAAAGESPFDHFIYVIAGDGCLQEGITSEASSLAGTQQLGNLILFWDDNRISIEDDTQIAFTEDVMKRYEAYGWQTLEVGSGEDVAGILEAVEEAKKDTARPTIIRLKTVIGYPAPTMMNTGAVHGAALGDEEVAATKKALGFDEAVSFPEDEDILAHTRELRTRGADKHAEWQKKFDAWAAANPEKKELFDRLQAGELPADWAANFPTWEPDAKGLATRKASEAVLQEMGKVLPELWGGSADLAGSNNTLLKGEPSFGPQSISTEMFSAEPYGRNLHFGIREHAMGAIMNGIALHGPTRVYGGTFLIFSEYLYPAIRVGALSGIDNYYVFTHDSIGLGEDGPTHQPVETLAALRAIPGLTVLRPADANETSAAWKAAVEGARRPKALALSRQNLPVLEGTKEKAFDGVPRGAYILVEASKETPDVILMASGSEVQLAVEAAKVLEGEGTATRVVSVPSIDLFLEQDDAYRNEILPPEVGARVSVEAAVAMPWHQFTGTFGRNVSLEHFGASAAGEELFERFGFTVDAVVDAAKESVAVLRHHVQ, encoded by the coding sequence ATGACTGAACGTCGCTACCCAGAAGACTGGTCGGAGAAGGATACTCGAGCAATCGACACCGCCCGCATCCTGGCGGCAGACGCCGTTCAGAACGTTGGTTCCGGTCACCCTGGTACAGCAATGTCATTGGCACCACTGGCTTACACCCTGTACCAGAAGATCATGGACATTGACCCAAACGATAAGGATTGGGTAGGTCGCGACCGGTTCGTTTTGTCCAACGGTCACTCTTCCTTGACTCAGTACGTCCAGCTATACCTTGGCGGCCTCGGCCTAGAGATGGAAGACCTCAAAGCGCTTCGCACCTGGGGTGCCAAGACCCCCGGCCACCCTGAGTACAACCACACGGACCACGTAGAGATCACCACCGGTCCGCTCGGCCAGGGCCTTGCTTCCGCTGTCGGTATGGCGATGGCCGCTCGTCGTGAGCGCGGCTTGTTCGATCCCGAGGCGGCAGCTGGCGAGTCACCTTTTGACCACTTTATCTATGTCATCGCTGGCGACGGATGTCTCCAGGAAGGCATCACCTCGGAAGCTTCCTCCCTCGCAGGCACCCAGCAGCTGGGCAATTTGATCCTTTTCTGGGATGACAACCGCATCTCGATCGAAGACGACACCCAGATCGCTTTCACCGAGGACGTCATGAAGCGCTACGAGGCCTATGGCTGGCAGACCCTCGAGGTCGGTTCAGGTGAAGATGTCGCAGGAATTCTTGAGGCCGTCGAAGAAGCCAAGAAGGACACTGCACGTCCAACTATCATTCGTCTGAAGACGGTCATTGGCTACCCAGCTCCCACCATGATGAACACCGGCGCAGTGCACGGTGCAGCACTTGGCGACGAAGAGGTTGCTGCGACCAAGAAGGCCCTCGGTTTCGACGAAGCTGTGTCCTTTCCTGAAGACGAAGACATCCTGGCCCATACCCGTGAGCTTCGCACCCGCGGTGCGGACAAGCACGCCGAGTGGCAGAAGAAGTTTGACGCGTGGGCAGCAGCTAACCCAGAGAAGAAGGAGCTTTTCGATCGCCTTCAGGCGGGCGAGCTCCCCGCTGACTGGGCAGCAAACTTCCCAACTTGGGAGCCAGACGCAAAGGGTCTAGCGACCCGTAAGGCTTCCGAGGCAGTTCTGCAAGAAATGGGCAAGGTGCTTCCTGAGCTGTGGGGCGGCTCTGCAGACCTCGCAGGCTCCAACAACACATTGCTCAAGGGCGAGCCTTCCTTTGGGCCACAGTCCATCTCCACTGAGATGTTTTCCGCAGAGCCGTACGGACGCAACCTGCACTTCGGTATTCGCGAGCACGCCATGGGCGCAATCATGAACGGCATCGCTTTGCACGGCCCAACCCGTGTTTACGGCGGTACCTTCCTCATCTTCTCCGAGTACCTTTACCCTGCGATCCGCGTGGGCGCGCTTTCTGGCATCGACAACTACTACGTCTTTACTCACGACTCCATTGGACTGGGCGAAGATGGCCCAACTCACCAGCCAGTAGAAACCCTCGCTGCCCTGCGCGCAATTCCTGGCCTGACCGTTCTGCGCCCAGCCGATGCCAACGAGACCTCGGCGGCATGGAAGGCTGCGGTCGAAGGCGCTCGTCGCCCGAAGGCATTGGCACTTTCCCGCCAAAACCTCCCAGTCCTTGAAGGAACCAAGGAAAAGGCGTTTGACGGAGTACCGCGCGGTGCTTACATTTTGGTCGAGGCATCCAAGGAAACCCCGGACGTCATCTTGATGGCATCAGGTTCTGAGGTACAGCTTGCGGTGGAGGCAGCAAAGGTTCTCGAAGGAGAAGGCACCGCGACCCGCGTAGTCTCCGTCCCATCCATCGACCTGTTCCTAGAGCAGGATGACGCATACCGCAACGAAATCCTTCCTCCAGAGGTTGGTGCCCGTGTCTCCGTCGAGGCTGCAGTGGCCATGCCTTGGCACCAGTTCACCGGAACCTTCGGCCGCAACGTTTCTCTCGAGCACTTCGGTGCGTCGGCTGCCGGCGAAGAACTGTTCGAACGCTTTGGATTCACCGTTGACGCGGTCGTCGATGCAGCGAAGGAATCTGTCGCCGTTCTCCGCCACCACGTTCAGTAG
- the tal gene encoding transaldolase has product MTTIDDLATLGTSTWLDDLSRERITSGNLAEVKKEKSIVGVTTNPAIFSSAMTKGNAYDEQIEELKVGGSSVDEAVYAMSIKDVQDACDLFLDVYESTGGKDGRVSIEVDPRISADHAATIAQARELWEKVDRPNVMIKIPATDESLPAIADALAEGISVNVTLIFSVDRYKQVIDAYKEGIQRAYDAGIDVSNIHSVASFFVSRMDTEVDNRLDAIGTEEAKALKGKAGIANAQLAYQLFLKEFAAELPTGANKQRPLWASTGVKNPEYPAAMYVTELAGPETVNTMPENTINAAIADGGLHGDTLTHAGAEAQQVFDQLEQVGIDLEDVVKVLEREGVEKFVSSWQDLLDSMETRLK; this is encoded by the coding sequence ATGACCACTATCGATGATCTTGCTACACTGGGTACCTCCACTTGGCTGGATGACCTGTCCCGCGAACGCATTACTTCCGGCAACCTCGCCGAGGTGAAGAAGGAAAAGTCCATCGTTGGCGTAACCACCAACCCTGCGATTTTCTCCTCTGCCATGACCAAGGGCAACGCTTACGACGAGCAGATCGAAGAGCTCAAGGTAGGCGGCTCATCCGTAGACGAGGCCGTCTACGCGATGTCGATCAAGGACGTCCAGGACGCCTGCGACTTGTTCCTCGACGTCTACGAGTCAACCGGCGGTAAAGACGGCCGCGTTTCCATCGAGGTTGACCCACGTATTTCCGCAGATCACGCGGCGACAATTGCCCAGGCACGTGAACTGTGGGAGAAGGTTGACCGTCCGAATGTGATGATCAAGATTCCAGCTACCGACGAGTCTCTTCCTGCCATTGCTGACGCATTGGCAGAGGGAATTTCCGTGAACGTCACCCTGATCTTCTCCGTCGACCGCTACAAGCAGGTCATCGACGCATACAAAGAAGGCATCCAGCGCGCCTATGACGCAGGCATCGACGTTTCTAACATTCACTCCGTGGCATCCTTCTTCGTATCGCGAATGGACACCGAGGTGGACAACCGCTTGGATGCGATTGGTACCGAAGAAGCTAAAGCGCTCAAAGGCAAGGCAGGCATCGCTAACGCACAGCTTGCTTACCAGCTGTTTCTTAAGGAATTCGCCGCCGAGCTTCCAACGGGTGCGAATAAGCAGCGTCCACTCTGGGCATCGACCGGCGTGAAGAACCCCGAGTACCCAGCGGCAATGTACGTTACTGAACTCGCAGGCCCAGAAACCGTTAACACCATGCCCGAGAACACCATCAACGCTGCGATCGCGGACGGTGGTCTCCACGGCGATACTTTGACCCACGCTGGCGCTGAGGCGCAGCAGGTGTTCGACCAGCTTGAGCAAGTCGGCATCGATCTTGAAGACGTGGTAAAGGTTCTCGAACGTGAAGGCGTGGAAAAGTTCGTTTCTTCGTGGCAGGATCTCCTTGATTCGATGGAGACTCGCCTGAAGTAA
- the zwf gene encoding glucose-6-phosphate dehydrogenase encodes MKSSETAWVNPLRAPEDKRLPRIAGPSGMVIFGVTGDLARRKLLPAVYDLANRGLLPAGFTLVGFGRREWSKQDFEDYVRQAVESGARTKIREHVWERLAEGMHFVSGAFNDDEAFDNLAATLGHMDATRGTAGNWAFYLSVPPAFFSDVVHQLDRTGMAQGADNQWRRVIIEKPFGDDLESAQDLNAVVNHVFPEKSVFRIDHYLGKETVQNILALRFANQLFEPLWNSHYIDHVQITMAEDIGLGGRAGYYDGIGAARDVIQNHLIQLLALVAMEEPTSFSPRALRAEKLKILRATTPVEPFSETTARGQYTAGWQGSEKVVGLREEEGFDPNSTTETYAACTLQINSRRWAGVPFYLRTGKRLGRRVTEIALVFKEAPHQPFSDSQAAFLGANAVVIRVQPDEGVLMRFGSKVPGSTMEVRDVNMDFSYSEAFTEESPEAYERLILDALLENSSLFPTNEEVERSWEILDPIIEYWADSGRPDEYEAGTWGPQSADDMMSAHGRTWRRP; translated from the coding sequence GTGAAAAGCAGCGAAACTGCATGGGTAAACCCACTCCGGGCACCCGAAGATAAACGCCTTCCGCGCATAGCTGGACCATCAGGCATGGTGATCTTCGGAGTGACGGGCGATCTGGCGCGTCGCAAGCTCCTGCCAGCTGTCTATGACCTTGCCAACCGTGGCCTTCTACCTGCGGGCTTCACGCTCGTTGGATTTGGCCGTCGTGAGTGGTCGAAGCAGGACTTTGAAGACTACGTACGCCAAGCCGTTGAGTCAGGGGCGCGCACCAAAATTCGCGAACACGTCTGGGAACGCCTAGCGGAAGGTATGCACTTTGTGTCCGGTGCGTTCAACGATGACGAAGCTTTTGATAATCTCGCTGCAACACTGGGCCACATGGACGCTACGCGGGGTACGGCAGGCAACTGGGCGTTTTACCTTTCTGTTCCGCCTGCCTTCTTCTCAGACGTGGTGCATCAGCTCGATCGCACGGGCATGGCTCAGGGTGCCGACAACCAGTGGCGCCGCGTGATCATTGAAAAACCTTTTGGCGATGATCTCGAATCCGCCCAAGACCTTAACGCCGTAGTCAATCATGTATTCCCCGAGAAGTCGGTGTTCCGCATCGACCACTACTTGGGTAAAGAAACAGTGCAGAATATTCTCGCTCTGCGTTTTGCTAATCAGCTCTTCGAGCCACTGTGGAACTCGCACTATATTGACCATGTTCAAATCACCATGGCTGAAGACATCGGCCTTGGCGGACGCGCGGGCTATTACGACGGCATCGGCGCAGCCCGCGATGTTATCCAGAATCACTTGATTCAACTGCTCGCGCTGGTGGCCATGGAAGAACCTACAAGTTTCTCACCGCGTGCCCTGCGCGCTGAGAAGCTCAAAATCCTGCGCGCCACCACCCCAGTGGAGCCATTTAGCGAGACCACGGCACGTGGACAGTACACGGCGGGGTGGCAAGGATCCGAGAAGGTCGTGGGACTTCGCGAGGAAGAGGGGTTCGATCCGAACTCCACAACCGAAACCTACGCAGCTTGTACGCTGCAGATCAACTCACGTCGTTGGGCCGGTGTTCCCTTCTACCTGCGCACAGGAAAGCGACTCGGCCGTCGCGTGACGGAGATTGCCCTCGTTTTCAAAGAAGCACCTCATCAACCATTTAGCGATTCCCAGGCGGCGTTCTTGGGCGCCAACGCGGTTGTCATCCGTGTTCAGCCTGACGAGGGTGTTCTCATGCGATTCGGTTCTAAGGTCCCGGGATCGACGATGGAAGTCCGCGACGTGAACATGGACTTCTCCTACTCCGAGGCATTCACAGAGGAAAGTCCCGAAGCCTACGAGCGCCTCATCCTCGATGCCCTATTGGAAAACTCCAGCCTCTTTCCCACCAACGAGGAAGTCGAGCGCAGCTGGGAAATCCTTGATCCAATCATTGAGTACTGGGCAGATAGCGGTCGCCCCGATGAGTACGAGGCGGGAACCTGGGGTCCTCAGTCCGCTGACGATATGATGTCCGCCCACGGAAGAACTTGGCGACGTCCTTAA
- a CDS encoding glucose-6-phosphate dehydrogenase assembly protein OpcA, with product MIVSLPDTSTSKIAKTLLQAQEHYSLATGRVLTLIVVAHEEDDIDGILDTVRDASHEHPSRVLVLVNGGRDKPNRLDAEAILAADAGASEMVFMHLYGELTEQLASIVTPLLLPDTPIVAWWPTTAPARPSEHPLGKIAQRRITNARHNVSGNSLLRLSNGYAPGDSDMMWSRITLWRGIVASALDRYPHDEITAAEISGPADNPSVDIAAGWLSDRLRIRVTRHTTPPELQHSDEELFPIRSLTLHRESGPVIVEVQDERTMRLCIPHQPDALVAANMRTDADCLSEELRHLDPDLAYQRALDGLTHVMIH from the coding sequence ATGATTGTTTCTCTACCGGACACCAGCACCAGCAAAATCGCCAAGACACTTCTTCAGGCCCAAGAGCACTACTCACTAGCCACCGGACGTGTCCTCACCCTGATCGTCGTAGCGCATGAGGAAGACGACATTGACGGAATCCTCGACACCGTCCGCGATGCTTCGCACGAGCACCCCTCCCGCGTGCTCGTCTTAGTCAACGGTGGCCGCGACAAGCCGAACCGTCTTGATGCCGAGGCGATCCTAGCCGCAGACGCCGGCGCCTCCGAAATGGTCTTTATGCACCTCTACGGCGAGCTGACTGAGCAGCTTGCATCTATCGTTACACCATTGCTTCTGCCGGATACTCCGATCGTCGCCTGGTGGCCAACTACCGCACCAGCGCGCCCCAGCGAACACCCTTTGGGCAAAATCGCCCAGCGACGCATCACTAATGCGCGCCACAACGTGTCAGGCAATTCCCTGCTGCGCTTGTCTAATGGGTATGCCCCAGGGGACTCCGACATGATGTGGTCTCGCATCACCCTGTGGCGAGGCATCGTCGCCAGTGCTCTTGACCGCTATCCGCATGATGAGATTACCGCAGCCGAAATTTCGGGACCTGCTGATAATCCCAGTGTTGATATTGCCGCCGGATGGCTTTCCGACCGACTCCGTATCCGGGTCACTCGTCACACCACGCCACCGGAGTTGCAGCATTCTGATGAGGAGCTCTTCCCTATCCGCTCGCTTACTCTCCATCGTGAGTCCGGCCCTGTGATCGTCGAGGTTCAAGACGAGCGCACCATGCGACTGTGCATTCCGCACCAGCCCGATGCCCTCGTTGCCGCGAATATGCGCACTGACGCTGACTGTCTATCTGAAGAGCTGCGCCACCTCGATCCGGATCTTGCCTATCAACGAGCCCTCGACGGGCTCACACACGTCATGATTCACTAG
- the pgl gene encoding 6-phosphogluconolactonase: MVVVKKVADLATLVDDAATRFIEVVAQAQSSSSSGVHGDGRARVVLTGGTAGIKVLERVAQLSGIDWTKVHVYFGDERNVPVTHADSNEGQARAALLDKVAIPQEHVHGYGLGKVDLDDAAADYESVLAKTAPQGFDLHLLGMGHEGHINSLFPHTAHVAETERLVLPVKDSPKPPAERVTLTLPAVRRANRVWLLVDGAEKAEATGHVVRRSQAIDWPAAGAEGRVETVLFVSETAATEI; the protein is encoded by the coding sequence ATGGTTGTTGTTAAGAAAGTCGCTGATCTCGCAACGCTTGTCGACGATGCCGCCACCCGTTTCATTGAAGTTGTGGCACAAGCGCAGTCGTCGTCAAGCTCGGGTGTTCATGGCGACGGTCGTGCACGCGTGGTGCTGACTGGTGGGACTGCAGGTATCAAAGTGCTTGAACGCGTGGCCCAGCTATCAGGGATTGACTGGACAAAAGTCCATGTGTATTTCGGTGACGAACGCAACGTACCGGTAACACACGCGGACTCCAATGAAGGCCAAGCACGCGCGGCGCTGTTAGATAAGGTCGCAATCCCACAGGAGCATGTTCATGGCTATGGGCTCGGTAAGGTCGATTTAGACGACGCCGCTGCCGACTATGAATCGGTATTGGCAAAGACTGCTCCTCAGGGTTTCGATCTGCATCTCTTAGGTATGGGGCACGAGGGGCATATCAACTCGCTTTTCCCACATACGGCCCACGTTGCTGAGACCGAGCGACTAGTGCTACCAGTAAAGGATTCCCCAAAGCCACCAGCGGAGCGAGTCACGTTGACTCTTCCGGCGGTGCGACGTGCGAACCGCGTCTGGCTGCTTGTCGATGGTGCTGAAAAAGCTGAAGCTACCGGCCACGTTGTACGTCGTAGCCAGGCGATCGATTGGCCCGCTGCTGGCGCGGAGGGCCGTGTGGAGACAGTGCTTTTCGTCTCTGAAACCGCCGCCACTGAGATTTAA
- the secG gene encoding preprotein translocase subunit SecG: protein MTMALQITLVIAAILMTVFVLLHKGKGGGLSSLFGGGVQSNLSGSTLVEKNLDRITILMAVIWIICIVGLNLIQAYA, encoded by the coding sequence ATGACTATGGCACTGCAGATCACCCTGGTGATCGCCGCAATCTTAATGACGGTATTCGTGCTGCTCCACAAGGGCAAAGGTGGTGGCCTGTCTAGCTTGTTTGGCGGTGGCGTGCAATCCAATCTGTCCGGTTCCACTCTCGTTGAAAAGAACCTTGACCGAATCACGATCCTGATGGCCGTCATCTGGATCATCTGCATCGTCGGCCTCAACCTGATTCAGGCATACGCCTAA
- the tpiA gene encoding triose-phosphate isomerase has translation MERKPLIAGNWKMNHDHLQAIADAQKLAFSFPKEDYDKVDVALTVSFTNLRSLQTLVEGDSLQITYGAQDVSQHDSGAYTGEVSGEMLSKLGCSWVVVGHSERRQYHNESDEVVAAKAKAALKWGMSPIVCVGEPLEIREAGTHVDYVVEQTRQSLAGLSNEELAKTVIAYEPVWAIGTGKVASSSDAQEVNAAIRGLIQEISTPEIAAGMRILYGGSVKTDTIGEIISQPDVDGGLVGGASLDGYEFAKLCAAAANATN, from the coding sequence ATGGAGCGTAAGCCACTCATCGCCGGCAACTGGAAGATGAACCACGACCACCTGCAGGCAATCGCTGATGCACAGAAGCTTGCGTTTTCTTTCCCGAAGGAAGACTACGACAAGGTCGATGTTGCTCTCACTGTTTCCTTCACCAACCTGCGTTCACTACAGACGCTGGTTGAAGGAGATAGCCTGCAGATCACCTACGGCGCGCAAGACGTTTCGCAGCACGACTCCGGCGCATACACCGGTGAGGTCTCTGGTGAAATGCTTTCGAAGCTCGGCTGTTCTTGGGTTGTCGTGGGACACTCCGAGCGTCGCCAGTACCACAATGAGTCCGACGAGGTGGTCGCAGCTAAAGCTAAGGCTGCTCTGAAATGGGGCATGAGCCCAATCGTCTGTGTCGGTGAGCCGCTGGAGATTCGCGAGGCAGGCACTCACGTTGACTATGTCGTTGAGCAAACTCGCCAGTCACTCGCTGGTCTGTCCAACGAAGAGCTGGCAAAGACAGTCATCGCCTATGAGCCTGTTTGGGCTATCGGCACTGGCAAGGTTGCTAGCTCCTCTGACGCTCAGGAAGTCAACGCTGCGATCCGTGGACTTATCCAGGAAATCTCTACCCCAGAGATTGCCGCAGGAATGCGTATTCTTTACGGCGGTTCTGTAAAGACTGACACCATCGGCGAGATCATTTCCCAACCAGACGTGGACGGCGGCCTTGTTGGTGGCGCGTCTCTCGACGGCTACGAGTTTGCCAAGCTGTGCGCTGCAGCCGCAAACGCAACCAACTAG
- a CDS encoding phosphoglycerate kinase translates to MTVKNLQDLLDEGVQGRHVLLRADFNVPLNDAGEITDEGRIDASLPTIKALLDGGAKVIAMAHLGRPKGEVNPKFSLQPVANALSEKLGQFVALAADVVGEDAHERANGLTDGEILLLENVRFDARETSKDEAERGEFADQLVALAADNGVFVSDGFGVVHRAQTSVYDVAKRLPAFAGTLVEKEVSTLGQVKENPESPYVVVLGGSKVSDKLGVIEALAQKADKIIIGGGMCYTFLTAQGYNTQNSLLQEEMVDTCKDLLERFGEKIVLPVDLVVASEFSNDAERKEVGLDGTPEGWMSLDIGPESVKKFAEVIASSKTVFWNGPMGVFELPNFSQGTAGVAQAMIDATANNGSFTVVGGGDSAASVRVLGLNEDGFSHISTGGGASLEFLEGKELPGVAVLNS, encoded by the coding sequence ATGACTGTTAAGAACCTGCAGGATCTGCTCGACGAAGGTGTCCAGGGCCGTCACGTACTGCTTCGCGCGGACTTCAACGTTCCGCTCAACGACGCAGGAGAGATCACCGACGAAGGTCGAATCGACGCATCCCTACCTACCATCAAGGCGCTGCTCGACGGTGGTGCAAAGGTCATCGCAATGGCACACCTCGGTCGTCCAAAGGGCGAGGTAAACCCAAAGTTCTCCCTGCAGCCCGTAGCTAACGCTCTGTCCGAGAAGCTCGGCCAGTTCGTCGCTCTTGCAGCTGACGTTGTCGGCGAAGATGCGCATGAGCGCGCTAACGGACTCACCGATGGTGAAATCCTCCTGCTGGAGAACGTGCGCTTCGACGCTCGCGAAACCTCCAAGGATGAGGCTGAGCGCGGCGAATTCGCTGACCAGCTGGTAGCACTTGCAGCAGACAACGGTGTTTTCGTCTCCGACGGATTCGGCGTAGTCCACCGCGCACAGACCTCCGTCTACGACGTCGCAAAGCGTCTTCCTGCATTTGCTGGCACCTTGGTGGAGAAGGAAGTTTCCACCTTGGGCCAGGTGAAGGAGAACCCAGAGTCCCCATACGTAGTTGTGCTTGGTGGCTCCAAGGTTTCCGACAAGCTCGGCGTAATTGAGGCCCTCGCTCAGAAGGCAGACAAGATCATCATCGGCGGCGGAATGTGCTACACCTTCCTCACCGCACAGGGATACAACACCCAGAACTCCCTGCTGCAAGAAGAGATGGTAGATACCTGCAAGGATCTCCTCGAGCGCTTCGGCGAGAAGATCGTTCTTCCGGTTGACTTGGTTGTTGCGTCCGAGTTCTCCAACGACGCAGAGCGCAAGGAAGTTGGGCTTGACGGTACACCTGAAGGCTGGATGTCTTTGGACATCGGACCTGAGTCCGTGAAGAAGTTCGCTGAGGTCATCGCTTCTTCCAAGACTGTTTTCTGGAACGGTCCGATGGGCGTTTTCGAATTGCCTAACTTCTCCCAGGGCACCGCTGGTGTCGCACAGGCAATGATCGATGCGACCGCAAACAATGGTTCCTTCACCGTCGTCGGTGGCGGCGACTCCGCAGCGTCCGTGCGAGTCCTCGGCCTGAACGAGGATGGCTTCTCCCACATTTCCACCGGCGGCGGCGCATCCCTCGAGTTCCTTGAGGGCAAGGAACTACCAGGCGTTGCAGTTCTGAACTCCTAG
- the whiA gene encoding DNA-binding protein WhiA produces MALTEKAKSELLAARSSSQDSRAAEATAMIRYAGEISQGIQGLAITADFDDRQIAEHLATLLEEVHPAKITVTTLAPGATNRETRHQVKVVDGAEELIRRLKLVTSSGHPVVGLPREVISGTISDVEGAWRGAFLARGILSEPGRTTTLEVVCPRQEAALALVGLARRLGVTAKTKESRGIERVVVRDGDAIGVLLTRIGAQRTRLEWDEKRRKRAAKNQGSRSIVFDDANLRRSAQAAAAAAARVKRAMEILGDDVPEHLAEAGYLRVQHRHASLEELGRLADPQMTKDAVAGRIRRLLSMADKRAADLGIPDTHAAVTDDSVDEV; encoded by the coding sequence GTGGCGCTGACTGAAAAGGCCAAAAGCGAACTATTGGCTGCTCGATCATCCAGCCAGGATTCTCGAGCAGCGGAAGCGACGGCCATGATCCGGTATGCCGGAGAGATCAGTCAGGGTATCCAAGGGCTCGCAATCACTGCGGATTTTGATGATCGCCAGATCGCTGAGCATCTTGCGACGCTCTTAGAAGAAGTCCATCCCGCCAAGATCACGGTGACGACCTTGGCACCGGGAGCCACTAATCGTGAAACTCGCCATCAGGTGAAAGTGGTCGATGGCGCGGAGGAGCTCATTCGACGCCTCAAGCTCGTGACCTCGTCGGGGCATCCAGTAGTAGGCCTGCCACGCGAGGTTATTTCGGGCACGATCAGCGATGTTGAAGGAGCGTGGCGCGGAGCGTTTCTGGCTCGAGGGATTCTTTCGGAACCTGGTCGTACCACGACGCTAGAGGTCGTGTGTCCGCGGCAAGAAGCCGCACTTGCTCTCGTAGGCCTCGCGCGTCGTCTAGGAGTCACTGCAAAAACGAAGGAATCTCGAGGGATCGAGCGGGTGGTCGTCCGAGACGGTGATGCAATCGGAGTTCTTCTAACTCGCATCGGTGCGCAACGTACACGATTGGAATGGGACGAGAAGCGCCGCAAACGCGCTGCTAAAAATCAGGGCAGCAGGTCAATCGTGTTTGATGATGCGAACCTACGTCGATCCGCACAGGCGGCTGCGGCTGCCGCCGCACGCGTGAAGCGCGCCATGGAAATTCTCGGTGATGACGTGCCGGAGCACTTGGCGGAAGCCGGGTATCTTCGCGTGCAACACCGGCATGCTTCGCTAGAAGAGCTGGGGCGCCTGGCTGACCCTCAGATGACGAAAGATGCCGTGGCGGGAAGGATTCGCCGGCTGCTGTCGATGGCGGACAAGCGTGCCGCGGATCTTGGAATCCCGGATACACACGCCGCAGTCACAGACGACTCGGTTGACGAAGTGTGA
- a CDS encoding gluconeogenesis factor YvcK family protein produces MTSSDFSIACLGGGHGLYQTLLAARELEPSQINAVVTVADDGGSSGRIRRELGIIPPGDLRMALAALAHNDTDGDLWRTLLQHRFGGHGAMAGHSVGNMIIAGLTEDLGSTQEALDIVAKWTRSAGRVMPACLQPLDLEADVAGLDDDPRVVRSVRGQVAVATTPGSVRRVRLIPEQPEVNPEAVDAIINADLVTIGPGSWFSSVIPHVLVPEVVEALNRTSAKVVVILNLSPEAGETHGFTTERHIHVLGQHALDLRVDAFIADNYISPTSGEKAHLRRAAESLGASIEYYDVHVADESGASLNKHDPEKLAAALRDLYSKRS; encoded by the coding sequence ATGACTTCTTCTGATTTTTCCATCGCCTGTCTCGGCGGGGGACACGGCCTGTACCAGACACTTCTAGCTGCTCGCGAGCTGGAACCGTCACAGATCAATGCCGTCGTGACGGTTGCAGACGACGGTGGATCGTCGGGCCGGATCCGGCGCGAACTAGGGATTATTCCACCTGGTGATCTGCGCATGGCTCTAGCAGCTCTGGCCCACAACGACACTGATGGCGATCTGTGGCGCACGCTGCTGCAGCACAGGTTTGGCGGACACGGAGCAATGGCAGGCCACTCAGTGGGCAATATGATTATCGCCGGTCTCACCGAGGATCTCGGCAGCACTCAAGAGGCGCTGGACATCGTCGCAAAGTGGACGCGATCCGCAGGTCGTGTGATGCCAGCGTGTCTGCAACCGCTTGACCTTGAGGCAGACGTTGCAGGGCTTGACGACGACCCCCGTGTCGTTCGTTCGGTTCGAGGCCAGGTGGCGGTGGCGACGACTCCAGGATCGGTGCGTCGCGTGCGACTGATTCCTGAGCAACCCGAGGTTAACCCAGAGGCTGTCGATGCGATCATTAACGCCGACTTAGTAACGATCGGGCCTGGCTCTTGGTTTTCTTCGGTAATTCCGCACGTGTTGGTCCCAGAGGTCGTAGAGGCATTGAACAGGACGAGCGCCAAGGTGGTGGTGATTTTGAATCTCTCCCCAGAAGCGGGGGAGACTCATGGCTTCACCACAGAGCGCCATATCCATGTCTTGGGTCAGCACGCTTTAGATCTCCGTGTGGATGCCTTCATCGCGGACAATTACATTAGCCCCACTTCTGGCGAGAAGGCTCACCTTAGGCGTGCAGCGGAAAGTCTTGGAGCATCCATTGAGTACTATGATGTCCACGTAGCAGACGAATCAGGTGCGAGTCTGAACAAGCACGACCCAGAAAAATTAGCCGCAGCGCTTAGAGATCTTTACTCCAAGCGCAGCTAA